A segment of the Asinibacterium sp. OR53 genome:
TGTGGATAGCCGGCGCATAAGCGAGTGAAGGTCCTTTACCGCACTGTATATCGCCTTCAATGATCTTGTTGATCATGGGCGTACTGGTATCATGCGTAACATCGGTAATGATCGCTATATCGGGCTTGATGCGGCGGGCGATCATTTCAGCACCGCGCAAACCAATCTCTTCCTGTACAGCATTCACTATATACAGGGCGAAGGGTAATTTCTTTTTGTGCTCGTGCAGCAGACGTGCTACTTCGGCAATCATGAAGCCGCCTACGCGGTTATCGAATGCGCGGCCTATATAAAAGTCATTGGCCAGCTCATCGAACCCTTCTTCATAGGTAACCACTGCGCCAATATGAACGCCCAGTTCTTCTACTTCTTTCTTGCTGCGGGCGCCGCAATCGAGACAAAGGTTCTCCACTTTGGGTTGCTGCTCTTTATCGCCATTGCCCAAACGGGTATGGATCGCGGGCCAGCCGAATACCGCTTTCACAGGTCCTTTTTTACCATGAATCCATACCCGCTTGGCAGGCGCTACCTGATGATCTACGCCACCGTTGCGTTTCAGGTAAATGAGTCCCTGTTCATTGATGTAGTTCACGAACCAACTGATCTCATCGGCATGCGCTTCAATGACCACTTTAAAAGGAGCGGTAGGGTTGATCACGCCCACAGCAGTGCCATAAGGATCGGTAAAGAAAGTATCGGCATAAGGCTTGATGTAATCGAGCCAGAGTTTTTGCCCGCCACTCTCAAAGCCAACCGGGGAAGGGGTATTGATATAATTCTTCAGAAAAGTCAGTGATTTGTCTGTCAGGATGGATGTTGCTTTCGTTTTTTTTGTCTTTGCCATAATCTTTGTTTTAAAAATATAACGCGCCGATGGTACCACACAGGGCTTTGACCAGCATAAGTCCGTCTATGATTGCAAGATAATAGAGAATTGGTTTACGCCGTTGCATGGACAGCGCCACCATAATCAATAAAATGAAGGGGATCGTATTCAGCATAATGCGGAGGAAAGGGAAATGCATATAATAAGCATAACTGAGAAAAGTCCCCAATCCCACCACACTTAATGGTAGAATGATGTAAAAAATGCTCTTCCGTAGCCCGATCTGCACCACAAAAGTTTTCAGCTGTTTGTTATGGTCTGCCACATAGTCTTTGAAATCAAACATGATACAGAGAACAGTGATGAACATCAGGTTTTTGATGAAGAGCAAAACGTTGAACAGTTTAGGGGCATAAGGCAAGCCGTCCTCAATACTTTTGAAGAGTACCGGATACACCGTAACAGTGCCCGCCCATACAAAACCGATCACGAAGGGTTTCAGCCATCCGTTGTTGCGCAGGCTGTGCGAGCTATTGAGTGGTGCAGCACTGCCATAATAGAGTGCAGCAGCTACCGGGAAAATACCAATAGCTACCCATTGCAGAAAAGAAGCCGCTACCATCCTGGATCCGAACTCGTATAAGAGGATGCCGCCGCTGATGAAAGAGACAGCAGTGAGCGATAACTGGGATACCCGCATAGCCCGGTGGTTCCTGACATACCAGATGGAGCGGCGGTTACTGCTGTTGGTAATGCTTTCGGCCATGTAAGCATGGGTGTAATACAGTACTGTTGCGGCAAAAACAAACAGGTAATAGGTAAAATTGTTCAATCCGTATCCCTGTTGCAGACTGGCTTCGATCGATAGGGCCACTGTGCAGACGCCGTAAAAATAATTACCAAAGAAAAGCGTATGTATTATTTTCGATTGCAGATATAAAATTGTCTATTTCAGTATCACGATGGTGGGTGAAACGACGGTGTCACTCACATTTTTCTGCTTATCACGTGCCCAAAATTTGAAATAGCAGGTGTCGTTCTTTCCAATCGGACATTGGGGCAGGATCGGATAGCCCGCCGCAGAATTGAATCCAACGGCATAACCGATCTCCAGGGTGCCTTTCAGGTTGGGGGTTGCCACAAATTCGGGTATTTTAAGCCTGTCGGCGAAATTATTGCAACCGGTGGTCCGGGTAATTTTTTGTATCCAAATACTGTCTTGCAGGTCACCTTCCTTATCGGTGAATTCAATATTGAAGAGGATGGTCTGGTTGACACCGAAGCTGCTGCCGTTGACACTTTTGAAAGTTAATTTCGGACGCGTAGTATAGGTATCTTTGTTGCAAGACAATGCAATGAGTGTGATAGCAGTTAATATCAATAATGGGTTCTTCATTCGTTGTACTTTCCGTTCAAATTTAGTCAAAACCTTACAATAGAACACAGTGCTTCCTTTTGAAGTTAACAATATTTTCTCTATCCGGCCTGCCGATTTTGAAAAGTATTGCATGGATACCTTTCATTTCCAATACCGGCATAACCAGGTTTACCGTAGCTGGTGCGACCTGGTGTGCAAAGATATCGCCACTGTTATGACACCCGCACAGGTGCCGGCGTTGCCCATCTCGTTCTTTAAAACGCACCGGGTAGTGACTACGGATTTTGAACCACCCCTGTATTTTGAAAGCAGCGGCACCACACAAACCGTTAACAGCCGGCATTGGGTAAAAGACCCGGACATATACCGGCGCAGTTTTACCCATGCTTTCGAACAGTTTTATGGCCCGGTACCCGAATGGTGTATCATAGGATTGTTACCCGCCTACCTGGAACGGCAACATTCTTCACTGGTGATGATGGTGGATGAAATGGTGAAGATGAGCGGCCATACCGCCAGTGGCTTTTATTTATACGAGCATGAAAAGCTGGCAAACACCCTCCGGCAACTGGAAGCGGCCAGGCAAAAAACACTCCTCATCGGTGTTACTTTTGCCCTGCTCGATTTTGCTGAAACCCATCCGCAGCAACTGGAACATACCATTGTTATGGAAACGGGCGGCATGAAAGGCCGGAAAAGAGAAATGACCAGGGCAGAAGTGCATGAACAGCTTTGCGCAGGTTTTGGTGTAAAACAGGTACATGCAGAATATGGCATGACCGAATTATTGAGCCAGGCTTATTCGAAAGGAGAGGGTCGCTTTTATTGCCCGCCCTGGATGAAAGTGCTGGTGCGCGACGAAGAAGACCCGCTGCATGTGCAAACGAGTGGACGAGGCTTGTTACAAATCATAGACTTGGCAAACCTGTATAGTGTGTCTTTCATTGCAACGGAAGATGTGGGTATTGTTTATGAAGACGGAAGCTTTGAAGTATGGGGGCGGCTGGACCACAGTGATATCAGGGGATGCAGCTTACTGGTAGTGTAATGCTTTATTTGGATGATAAGGATTTTTGCCCTTATATTTGCACCCCGTTAAAGCGGAAGCCCAGGTGGCGAAATTGGTAGACGCACTGTGTTCAGGTCGCAGCGTTCGCAAGGATGTGCTGGTTCGAATCCAGTCCTGGGCACTAAAGTGGACAAATCGAAAATTGGTTCGGTTTGTCCATTTTCATTTTGGCTGAAACCCTTGTCCAGACTGTATATTAGCTGAACGGCTTCGTTCATTCTTGCGGTTCGATATTGGAATCCGTCAAAAACGAGTTTTTCGGGGAATATCGAACCAATGATTTCTCTTTTAGCTTTGTTATCTGCTTTTTCATAGAGTTTATCTAAACAAGTAAGTGTTGTCAATGCCCTATTCAGCAAGGGTTCTATACTTTTACCTTCTTGCGATAGTTCAATAAGCCTTGATTCAAGCCCGGTTATTTTCTTTTCATATTCTGATTTGATGCTGCGATATTCTGACGGCTCAATTTCATTTGACAATAGTAATTTACGGGCATTTGTAAGCTCCGCATTGGCTTTTTCCAATGCTTCTTTCACCTGCCTTAAATCTTCTCGTTGCGCCTTTGTTTGGGCTTTAAATTCTTCCTGCAACACCACTTTATAAACTTCTGTCATGCCTGGTTTGGGAACTAACTTTTTAAGTTCTCCTGAAAACAATTTGTTGGCGTTTTCAGCCTTGAACCTTGCTCCACAAGATGAAACGCAATGATAGTAGTAGTACCTGCCGTTTCTGCCTTTTGAAGCGCTGCCTGTGAGCAGCTTGCCGCATTTAGGGCAAATCAAATAGCCTCTTAATTGTAATTCATCCATACTGCCCACTTTTGCCCGGTAGGTTCTTTTCTTGCCATTCAAATAATCCTGCACATCATAAAAAAGTGCTTCTGATATAATTGGCTGATGCAAACCTTGTACATGCCTTGATTCTTCTTCTTTGTAACCTGACAAATAAATTCGGCCACAGTAAACAGGGTTTCTTAAAAGGTTCCAGAAATTAGCTTTACAGCATTTCACGCCTCTTTCAAAAGCCACTTTCATTATTTGTTCGACATTTAACTGGCCTACCGCCAATGTTTCAAAAACCCATTTCATGGTACTTGCTTCCGGCTCAATAGGCGCAATATATTTTTTTCCATCCTCAGTTATCTTATTTGCATAACCAACTGGAGCAACACCCATCCATCTTCCTTCCTTTTTCGCTTTCCGCATACCAAGCAAAACATTCAATGCCCTGCGGTCGTTTTCAACTTCTGGGGCTGCCAGATAAAATGCAAGCATCAACTTGTTTTCCGGAACTGCTAAATCCAAAGGTTGTTCAATCGCCTGGGGTTCCACTCCGAGTTTACGAAGAATGTTTATCATTTGGTAAGCATCGCCTGCATTACGGCTAAACCTGTCCCATTTAGAAAATAAAACAAAATCAACCGCATTTTTTTTCTTCTTTAAATCAAATAATAAACCATTCCACTTTGGACGGTTGAACGTCTTTGCAGAATGGTCTTCAAAAATTACCTGCCTGACTTTTATCTGATTATTGTCGCAATACTTTCTTAAACGTTCCTCCTGGTCCCGCTGTGAGTAGCCTTTGTCTGCCTGCTCATCTGTACTTACACGGATGTATAAATCTGCTGTCATGTGCTTCTGTTTTGCGTTAAAGTTATCTTAGCAAATTTAAACATAAAGTCCAGTATGAGTACCGCTTGCTCCAATGAGATATGCACATTATGCCGCTTTAAAATTTCAATTACCTGTTCCGGTTTCACACTTGCCATATCACACCTCCTCTTATTGAAATTGGTTTATTATTATGTTTTCATTTCTATATTTTTCAAGTGAATTACACTTGTCTCAAACTGATTGGAACAAGGTTCATAAATTATATAACCATATTCCTGTAGCTGGTTTATACATTTGTTGTAGGTCTGCCGGGCATTTATTTTGGCAGCCTTCATTATTAAAGCTCTCTCAATTTTTATTGGATTATTTCCACCAGTAATATTCCATTGCTGCAGTAACGCCATGTAAATGCTGATATGCGAAGCGCCGATACGGGTATCGGTGGCTATAGCAGCATAAAAGCCTGTTAGTGGTGGAAAAATGTCCATACTGCTTAATCCTGGTTAACTCTGTTTCGTTTTCCTTTGCCTGAAATTCGCTTCTTCTTAAGTAGCCCACTGCTTGATGTACCATTAGATTCTTCTGGAATTGATTCATCACCATTATCAGATTGCTTTCTTTTAAGCTGCAATTGTTTTTCCATGTATTTGTTTTGAAGAAAGCGATACGCTTCATCTGTTGTAATTCCACTACCATCTTCAGCAATGTAAAACCGCTGGCTAACATCTGCTTTGTTCTTAACAAGTGGGAGTGAGCCAACTATTTCCAAATGCAAAGTACCTGTCCAAAACTTTTGCTTCAATACAGATGCAATTACTTTTCCCTGTTCTGACTTTTCAAGTATGGAAAGGCTTCCGATTATATCTGAAATTCTCAATTCTGTTTCCCAGGTTGATTTTTCTTCAGCGTTCCATAACTTTTTATCGTCAAGGCTGAATGCCTTTTTCCAATCAATACCCGCCATCTGTTTTTCTAATTCAGCAGGATTTACTCCATCAACAGGCAAAACTAAACCACCGTTTGCTTTTTGCAGCGTTACATCATAGTATTGCAGTTGATAGTTGTCAGTTTTTTGCAACCGTTCAAAATATAAACTGAAAAGCAGTATATCTTTTTCTTTAATCACTCTTTGAGGCAAAAAAAAATCAGCCGGTTTAAAACAGATTCGTTTTAAAAGTAAACTACCTGCATCATGAAAGCCAAGTACCTCTAACTGCTTACTCAGCTCTGCTATATTCTGGATATTCATTGCACAACATTTGATAATTACTAAAATGGTTCAGGGATGCACTACGACACCCCTAAACCTTTGCCTTTACTTTCCCTCTTTTTAGGCAGCAGGCTTTGTCCATTCTTTTTCTCCAGCTTTTCCTTTTCAGCCTTCGGCTCCTGTTTCAATTCTTTTTTTTTATCATTTTCCTGGCCTGCCTTTACTTCTTTGCTGCCTTTATCAATGCCGGATTTGTATTGTTCCAGCGATTCTTTAGCAACCATCTTCATGTTTGAATCGTACATGGTAACTTTTTTATACTGTGGGTCAGCTTCCATAAACATTTTATGGCTGCTGCCATCCTTTTCAATGGTTACCGATTGTACATTCCCTTTTTCCAATGATTGCATCAGGGCTTTTGCCTTATCCGGGTCGTTCAATTCCGCCACTGCAAATTTTTCAACTGCCGCTTTCAAATCATAGCCATATTTTTCATGGAATTGCTTTACTTCAAAATTGTTGTTCTTGTCTTTGTTTTCAAAGTCAAGCTGTATCCAGGCTTTATACGGCTGGCCCTCTTTGGTGGTAAGGTCTTTGTGAACAGCCCGGCCATCCAGCAAGTTGTAGGCTTCTTTTGCTGTTACACCTTTGCCTTTGTTCAGGTAAAATGTTTGCTCATTTTTCTCGCCATTGCTTTTTTCCAATGAAGCATTGTAATTGTTGAAGAAATACATGTCCGTAGAATCGGACTTTCGGAAATTCAGCGTAGCCTCAAAAGGTTTCTTATTGATTTCCGCAGCAAATCGTAGTTGGAATTCTGCTTTACCTTCACCAAGATTCCGTTCCAGTTCCCGGTACATGTTTTCGCCAAAGCCCATGTATTTGATGTTGTCTTTCAAATACTGAAGATTTTCGTTGTTCATAAAATTTGTTTTTAATTGTTTATCGAATAATAATAATAATTGCTGTGATTCAAAGTGGTCAATCAATGCGTCTGTAAAATCATTGCCATCCTTGTTATACAGGCCATTTGCATCAGGGTCAGGATTTAGCTGGCGTTGGAGTTCTTCCCCGTATGGAATTTGATTTAAAATATCTTTTACTGAATTGAAATGAAGTACAGCGAATCTGTCACGGTCACTTATATTGTTTTCTGCAAATTCAACAGCTTCATCCCTTGTCTTAAAAAAATGTACATCGCTTTTATCAATAAAATAAAGACTGTTGTTATAGGCCATGTACTTTTCGCCTTTAGATACTGCAATGCTCACCAGGTCGAGTACTTCATCTGCTATGGGATGTTCTGTTATCATTTCAAATCGGGTAGTACTTTTGACTTCATGATAGCCTTATTATTTACTCTTAACAGAAAATGCCTGCCACCGTTCTTCTCGGTTATTTGAACCACCAAATACTTTTTGTCAGGTATAGTAAATTTTTCCAAAGCCACAACAAAAGCTGTTTTGCTATTGCCTTTTACCTTGCTGTGATTACCTGTGATATAAACAGGCTTTTGTTCCACTTCTTGTACAGCTGTTCTTTTACTTCGCTTCTTATCTTTAATAAAAAAACGAAGCAAGTCCATATCGTAATCTACTGTGCCATCATTTTTGATGTATAACTGATAGTAAATGATATTGTCTTTAATGTAAATTCCCCTGATGCCTGCCTGCATGTTGTATTTCTTATCCTTTATTTTCTTTACTATGCGTTCATTATCCAGTATCATATTGGCATAAGTACTGATTGTAGCCGTTCTGTTTACGGGTAAATAATGCACCCACACAGCAGGCTTAGCATCATAATTAACTGTAAAGGCATATACGCTGCCATCATCCGTTACAACACTTAAATTTGTTTCTGTAAAATCTTTTACTGCCGCTTTTACTAATAAAATTTCCGGTGCTTCTTTTACCTGCTGCGCCAGTACAGAACTTGTGCCACGGTCAACATGCTTAATGGCGAAAGGAAATACAAGGCTGGTAGTTTTATCAGTTGTAATATTCAGTTTTGTTTGTGCAAGACTAAACATGACTACAAGGCACCCACAAATCATACTCACTATTCTTTTCATTGCTTTACTATTTAATATTTATTAATCGGTTTCAGTATTTTTATCTTTCAGCAGCACTTTATATCCTTCCTTTATCATCACTTTCACCTGCTTTACTTTTCGGCTCATCAAACTTTTTACTGTGTTGATTCCTGCCGCCGCCGCTTGAGCTTTTAATGAAGGGTCAAGAGTGGTTAGCTCCATTAACTGCAGGCTGTTGTCAGCAGAGTTTTTTGCCACATCCCGGCTTATGGAACCAGGGATGTAAATGCCGGGTAAACCATCCATGTCGTACAGTTCTAACTTCACGGGGAACAGTTGATTTTTATAACGGATGGAATTTATTTCTGCTTCCAGCCTTTCATTATTCAGCGATGATATGCCATTTACTGGTGTGCCTTTAGGAATTAGTACCCCATTAATAAACACATCTGTAAATAAGCGTAACTGGATAACAGCACCAT
Coding sequences within it:
- a CDS encoding M42 family metallopeptidase is translated as MAKTKKTKATSILTDKSLTFLKNYINTPSPVGFESGGQKLWLDYIKPYADTFFTDPYGTAVGVINPTAPFKVVIEAHADEISWFVNYINEQGLIYLKRNGGVDHQVAPAKRVWIHGKKGPVKAVFGWPAIHTRLGNGDKEQQPKVENLCLDCGARSKKEVEELGVHIGAVVTYEEGFDELANDFYIGRAFDNRVGGFMIAEVARLLHEHKKKLPFALYIVNAVQEEIGLRGAEMIARRIKPDIAIITDVTHDTSTPMINKIIEGDIQCGKGPSLAYAPAIHNKLLKVVEDVAEKNKIPVQFRTLSRSTGTDTDSFAYANDGCPSVLISIPLRYMHTTVEMLHKSDIEGTIQLMYHTLLTLTPKTNLSYL
- a CDS encoding acyltransferase — its product is MLPFEVNNIFSIRPADFEKYCMDTFHFQYRHNQVYRSWCDLVCKDIATVMTPAQVPALPISFFKTHRVVTTDFEPPLYFESSGTTQTVNSRHWVKDPDIYRRSFTHAFEQFYGPVPEWCIIGLLPAYLERQHSSLVMMVDEMVKMSGHTASGFYLYEHEKLANTLRQLEAARQKTLLIGVTFALLDFAETHPQQLEHTIVMETGGMKGRKREMTRAEVHEQLCAGFGVKQVHAEYGMTELLSQAYSKGEGRFYCPPWMKVLVRDEEDPLHVQTSGRGLLQIIDLANLYSVSFIATEDVGIVYEDGSFEVWGRLDHSDIRGCSLLVV
- the traN gene encoding conjugative transposon protein TraN, with protein sequence MKRIVSMICGCLVVMFSLAQTKLNITTDKTTSLVFPFAIKHVDRGTSSVLAQQVKEAPEILLVKAAVKDFTETNLSVVTDDGSVYAFTVNYDAKPAVWVHYLPVNRTATISTYANMILDNERIVKKIKDKKYNMQAGIRGIYIKDNIIYYQLYIKNDGTVDYDMDLLRFFIKDKKRSKRTAVQEVEQKPVYITGNHSKVKGNSKTAFVVALEKFTIPDKKYLVVQITEKNGGRHFLLRVNNKAIMKSKVLPDLK